A DNA window from Candidatus Thermoplasmatota archaeon contains the following coding sequences:
- the pyrB gene encoding aspartate carbamoyltransferase, translated as MNFKKRDVISIKDFSREEIEYILKYAKKMVPYATGEKHTDILKEKILASLFFEPSTRTRLSFESAMHRLGGRIIGFADPSGTSQKKGESLADTIRMADSYSDVIVIRHPQEGAARLAAEFAEAPVLNAGDGAGQHPTQCLLDLFTIFMEKKKIKGNNIVLLGDLKYGRTVHSLAYALALFKADLTFVSPETLKMPKEVINECREFGVEPNSTSNLEKAIKEADVLYVTRIQRERFPDAEEYNRVVGTYKVDNNLLKQAKQDLIVMHPLPRVVEIDPEVDSTPHAVYFKQAFNGVPVRMALLSLILGGKKL; from the coding sequence ATGAATTTCAAAAAAAGAGACGTAATATCAATAAAAGATTTTTCTAGGGAGGAAATTGAATACATCCTTAAATACGCTAAAAAAATGGTACCATATGCTACAGGGGAAAAGCATACAGATATTTTGAAGGAAAAAATTTTGGCATCGCTTTTCTTTGAGCCAAGTACACGTACAAGACTCAGCTTTGAGAGTGCTATGCATAGGTTGGGTGGAAGGATTATAGGTTTTGCTGATCCCAGTGGTACTTCTCAGAAAAAAGGTGAAAGCCTAGCAGACACTATACGCATGGCAGACTCATACAGTGATGTTATTGTTATAAGGCATCCACAGGAGGGTGCAGCTAGGTTAGCAGCTGAGTTTGCTGAGGCACCTGTTTTAAACGCTGGTGATGGAGCAGGGCAGCATCCCACTCAATGTTTACTTGATTTATTTACCATTTTTATGGAGAAGAAAAAGATTAAGGGTAACAACATTGTTTTACTTGGGGATTTAAAGTATGGTCGAACTGTCCATTCTCTAGCATATGCTTTAGCATTGTTTAAAGCAGATCTAACATTTGTTTCACCGGAGACCCTTAAGATGCCTAAAGAGGTTATAAACGAGTGTAGAGAATTTGGGGTGGAACCTAATAGTACTTCTAACCTTGAGAAAGCAATCAAAGAGGCAGATGTTTTATATGTTACGAGAATACAGAGGGAGCGTTTCCCTGATGCAGAGGAATACAATAGGGTGGTTGGGACCTATAAGGTTGATAACAACTTGTTAAAACAGGCTAAGCAAGATCTCATAGTTATGCATCCCTTGCCTAGGGTTGTGGAAATAGACCCTGAGGTGGACAGCACACCGCATGCAGTATACTTCAAACAAGCCTTCAACGGAGTCCCAGTTAGGATGGCTTTACTATCACTTATACTAGGAGGCAAAAAACTATGA